In Belonocnema kinseyi isolate 2016_QV_RU_SX_M_011 chromosome 4, B_treatae_v1, whole genome shotgun sequence, a single window of DNA contains:
- the LOC117171631 gene encoding rhomboid-related protein 4-like isoform X1 → MRPTQRRQQGLQYGIYLLALQAVNFGVDKIPPATLIGIIGQALLYMGVIAVPWEAEDVCISALKVIKRRDWRSFIVSNFEHGSDMHLYYNMVSFILKGHYLEPMYGTANFVLLLGLLSAGCSAMYVSLGYVLTQITGDYSYYTACAIGFSAVLFALKVIVVCEEHDRLHQVGGFRIPSKFAVWAELILIHLMVPNASFIGHLGGILVGCLYCYTFVGEFIDGKLYYLTGKPIIHEEQFYRRRSNLFSSRF, encoded by the exons atgaggCCGACTCAGAGAAGACAGCAAGGTTTACAATATGGAATTTATTTATTGGCATTACAAGCCGTAAATTTTGGAGTTGACAAAATTCCTCCAGCTACCCTGATTGGAATTATTGGACAG GCACTTCTTTATATGGGAGTTATCGCAGTTCCCTGGGAGGCGGAAGATGTTTGCATATCAGCGCTAAAAGTGATAAAACGCCGTGACTGGCGATCGTTCATCGTTTCGAATTTCGAACATGGTTCCGACATGCATTTATACTACAACATGGTGTCCTTTATCCTCAAAGGTCACTATCTGGAACCAATGTACGGTACTGCAAATTTTGTCCTTCTCCTGGGTCTTTTGTCAGCAGGATGTAGTGCCATGTACGTTTCCCTTGGATATGTCCTAACTCAAATCACGGGAGATTATTCGTACTATACTGCTTGTGCGATTGGATTTTCCGCCGTTTTATTTGCTCTGAAAGTAATAGTCGTTTGCGAGGAACACGACAGATTGCACCAGGTCGGCGGATTCAGAATTCCGAGTAAATTTGCCGTCTGGGCGGAATTAATTCTCATTCATTTGATGGTACCAAACGCTTCATTCATCGGACATCTTGGGGGAATCCTAGTTGGTTGTTTGTACTGTTACACTTTTGTTGGAGAGTTCATAGACGGAAAACTTTACTATTTAACTGGGAAGCCCATCATTCATGAAGAACAATTTTACAGGAGACGCAGCAATTTGTTCTCTTCGcgcttttga
- the LOC117172034 gene encoding ankyrin-2-like yields the protein MREYFDFFDIKKCNYTLNGTKWRQIETLYACRVDFPRKKILELQIMRIQENDSEQTCTRGKTADVNSSLVKSCRSGNLPKVREIISRYYISDFSKCSYALLCEALKNNNISIAKVLLLCGAKVNNSSDSGQWDFNTPLHFGVCTKNVQVVILLLQQGAAVNAKNRMKETPLHLAIKNESERIVKVLLISKANVEAVDSHGYKPLHLSVKNSNLKITLHLLFHGALVDSVFNLMGVICFTPLHLAIERGNKPMVKLLLDYGASLNLLRYTNNKKGESPLMLAVKKGRISVVKLLLKRGAKINSKYDKNSSLLHLALQQGFKKLVELLLKNNHKIYGRDEEGFTVLHKAVAKGERAIVKFLLKKGCCVNTAAKFGTTPLETAVENGDEKMVRLLLTHNAIVCRKDSEGFSVIHRAAQNGNKFIVKFLLENGSDVNDMTSIAETTPLQIAVQNENEAVVNLLLKQGAKVDAKDKNGKTALWFAVEKGNIRIIACLLNYKPKTEDENIKSALSFAILGGQSDVVKLLSDYGFTIRSEDVDFELFQASVIRGYTKVVQDILERDANIDRDMIIFHGVIARSLKNPLGRTPLHHAYENRDFEMCRLLLSKGVKIDSKIYYDQSLLQMAVTNSDKEFVAFALEYGANVNETCKDNNTLLHIACTKGHGQIVKWLLNRNADVYVNDKEGFTPLHRCLKKDNEEIVILLLQKGSDVNAATNSGSTPIHLAAQYCGEKIVVRLVKQGADTRAKDHNKKTALHIAVSSGNILAVRVLLYSNPDLDDANNKLALCLAVIKSRFCDQTIVSTFLYRGFTIETEDFDKFEIPNPLYSRLKEDYARGKFTKILQDLFKRETNVGTLFEYQVLRACVKKGFVDILRGLLRNVNVNVLLDEGTSLLHEASENGHLLVARELVKFGAKINTRDVYNKTPLHAGVFHDSKDVVEFLCRSKADLEARDIDGETPLHFGARGNFTSCLLLLKAGADINSISERGFRPLHLAAEGGYGDIVKLLLDHDAEIDIENGEKETPLDLALQFEKQQVVKTLLEYGAMYNFKKNSPFLFYSKDINILLKKHIIKIQAAEMSEVNVDLWPEMNSFRMKCEEEVQWMKWEKIGFNISFYDILTQRESELNFYMRNERLGKMLDVEYDGKFPIYASMLKIRVMKGKIRNRLVKLGGISLESILEIELPDLVMYQLFSYLSNIDLRNFIHALQTSKVATKSCQGLFDILDPEDDM from the exons ATGagagaatattttgatttttttgacattaaaaagtGTAATTATACATTAAATGGTACCAAATGGAGACAGATTGAAACATTATATGCCTGTAGAGTGGATTTTCctcgaaaaaaaatattggagCTGCAAATAATGAG gATTCAGGAGAACGACTCTGAACAAACGTGCACCCGAGGAAAAACAGCAGATGTAAATTCCTCCCTCGTAAAGTCCTGTCGTTCCGGAAATCTGCCAAAAGTAAGAGAAATAATTTCTCGATATTACATCTCCGATTTTTCCAAATGTTCGTACGCTTTGCTTTGCGAAGCCTTGAAAAATAACAACATATCGATCGCCAAGGTGCTTTTGCTGTGTGGGGCAAAAGTAAATAATTCATCAGATTCAGGCCAATGGGATTTCAATACTCCCCTGCATTTTGGAGTCTGTACAAAAAATGTACAAGTTGTTATTTTGCTTCTTCAGCAAGGAGCAGCAGTGAACGCAAAAAACAGAATGAAAGAAACGCCCCTACACCTGGCAATAAAAAACGAATCTGAAAGAATCGTCAAGGTCTTGTTGATTAGTAAAGCCAACGTCGAAGCAGTCGACAGTCACGGATATAAACCTTTACATTTATccgtgaaaaattcaaatctcaAGATTACTCTCCATCTTTTGTTTCACGGAGCCCTGGTGGACTCTGTATTCAATTTGATGGGCGTCATATGCTTTACACCTTTACACCTGGCGATAGAACGTGGAAATAAACCAATGGTGAAACTTCTTTTGGACTATGGAGCAAGCCTAAATTTATTGCGTTACACTAATAACAAAAAAGGCGAGTCGCCGCTGATGCTCGCTGTGAAGAAAGGTCGGATTAGTGTCGTGAAACTCCTTTTAAAAAGGGGAGCAAAGATCAATTCGAAATACGATAAAAACTCTAGTCTCTTGCATCTGGCTCTTCAGCAgggatttaaaaaacttgttgAGCTTCTTTTGAAGAATAACCATAAAATTTATGGTAGGGATGAAGAAGGGTTTACGGTTTTGCACAAAGCTGTGGCGAAAGGTGAGAGAGCAAttgtgaaatttcttttgaagaaaGGATGCTGTGTGAATACTGCCGCAAAGTTTGGAACGACGCCACTCGAAACTGCTGTCGAAAATGGAGACGAGAAAATGGTGCGGCTTCTCTTGACTCACAACGCGATTGTTTGTAGAAAAGATTCCGAAGGATTCTCTGTGATACATCGAGCTGCTCAAAATGGCAATAAATTTATAGTTAAGTTTCTTCTGGAAAACGGATCTGATGTGAATGATATGACCTCTATCGCGGAAACTACACCGCTGCAGATTGCTGTTCAAAACGAAAACGAAGCTGTAGTCAACCTCCTTTTGAAACAGGGTGCAAAAGTAGATGCCAAggataaaaatggcaaaactgctcTCTGGTTTGCAGTCGAAAAAGGAAACATAAGGATCATCGCTTGCCTTTTGAACTACAAACCAAAGACTGAGGACGAAAATATTAAATCGGCGTTAAGTTTTGCAATTCTTGGGGGACAATCAGATGTCGTAAAACTACTTTCTGATTATGGTTTTACGATAAGGTCTGAAGATGTCGATTTTGAATTATTCCAGGCTTCTGTGATACGAGGATACACAAAAGTGGTTCAAGATATTTTAGAAAGAGATGCCAATATCGATCGGGATATGATTATATTTCATGGAGTGATTGCGAGGAGTTTGAAAAATCCACTTGGGCGAACCCCTTTGCACCACGCTTACGAGAATCGGGATTTTGAAATGTGTAGACTCCTCTTGTCGAAGGGAGTGAAAATTGATTCGAAAATATATTACGATCAGAGTCTTCTTCAAATGGCTGTCACAAATTCGGACAAGGAATTTGTCGCATTTGCTTTGGAATATGGTGCCAATGTGAATGAAACTTGTAAAGATAATAATACCCTGCTTCATATTGCCTGCACAAAAGGGCATGGACAGATTGTCAAGTGGTTGTTGAACCGGAATGCTGATGTTTATGTAAATGATAAAGAAGGTTTCACGCCTCTACACAGATGTCTGAAAAAGGACAACGAGGAAATTGTTATTTTACTTTTGCAGAAAGGATCTGATGTGAATGCCGCCACAAATTCAGGATCCACACCAATCCATTTGGCCGCTCAGTATTGCGGAGAAAAAATTGTCGTTCGTCTTGTGAAACAGGGCGCCGATACGAGGGCAAAAgatcataataaaaaaacagcTCTTCACATTGCTGTTTCGAGCGGAAATATTCTTGCAGTTCGTGTCCTTTTATACAGCAATCCAGATCTTGACGATGCAAATAATAAACTGGCACTTTGCCTCGCTGTAATTAAGAGTCGTTTTTGCGATCAGACTATAGTTTCCACTTTTTTATATCGCGGTTTCACTATTGAGACTGAAGATTTCGACAAATTCGAAATACCAAATCCTCTTTATTCAAGGCTGAAGGAGGATTATGCTCGaggaaaatttacgaaaattttgcAAGACTTGTTCAAGAGGGAAACAAATGTTGGGACTTTATTTGAATATCAGGTTTTGAGAGCTTGTGTTAAGAAAGGATTCGTGGATATTTTGCGAGGGCTTTTGAGGAACGTGAATGTAAATGTTTTACTTGATGAAGGAACAAGTTTACTCCATGAAGCAAGTGAGAATGGACATTTGTTGGTTGCTAGAGAACTTGTCAAGTTTGGTGCCAAGATTAATACCCGTGATGTTTACAATAAAACACCCCTTCATGCTGGTGTTTTTCACGATTCTAAGgatgttgttgaatttttgtgcAGATCCAAAGCTGATTTGGAAGCACGTGATATCGATGGGGAAACTCCTCTTCACTTTGGAGCGCGTGGAAATTTTACGAGTTGTTTGTTGCTTTTGAAGGCTGGAGCTGATATTAATTCCATCAGCGAAAGAGGATTCCGGCCTCTTCATTTGGCCGCAGAGGGTGGATATGGAGATATTGTTAAATTGCTGTTGGACCACGATGCTGAAATCGATATTGAAAATGGTGAAAAGGAAACTCCTTTGGATCTGGCTTTACAATTTGAGAAACAGCAAGTTGTAAAGACATTGTTGGAGTATGGGGccatgtataattttaaaaagaattcacccTTCTTGTTTTACTCGAAAGATATAAACATTTTactgaaaaagcacattattaaaattcaagcGGCAGAGATGAGCGAGGTTAATGTTGATCTTTGGCCAGAGATGAACAGTTTTCGAATGAAATGTGAGGAGGAAGTTCAGTGGATGAAGTGGGAAAAGATTGGATTCAATATTTCCTTTTACGATATTTTGACGCAAAGGGAAAGCGAATTGAATTTCTACATGAGAAATGAACGGCTCGGAAAAATGCTGGATGTGGAATATGATGGAAAGTTTCCTATTTATGCCAgcatgttaaaaattcgagtcaTGAAGGGAAAAATCAGAAATCGGCTGGTAAAATTGGGTGGGATTTCTCTCGAGTCGATTCTCGAAATTGAATTACCGGATCTTGTTATGTACCAACTTTTTTCCTATCTAAGCAATATTGATTTGCGTAATTTCATTCACGCTTTGCAGACTAGCAAAGTTGCAACGAAATCGTGTCAAGGTTTATTCGATATTTTAGATCCCGAGGATGATATGTAA
- the LOC117171631 gene encoding rhomboid-related protein 4-like isoform X2 — translation MGVIAVPWEAEDVCISALKVIKRRDWRSFIVSNFEHGSDMHLYYNMVSFILKGHYLEPMYGTANFVLLLGLLSAGCSAMYVSLGYVLTQITGDYSYYTACAIGFSAVLFALKVIVVCEEHDRLHQVGGFRIPSKFAVWAELILIHLMVPNASFIGHLGGILVGCLYCYTFVGEFIDGKLYYLTGKPIIHEEQFYRRRSNLFSSRF, via the coding sequence ATGGGAGTTATCGCAGTTCCCTGGGAGGCGGAAGATGTTTGCATATCAGCGCTAAAAGTGATAAAACGCCGTGACTGGCGATCGTTCATCGTTTCGAATTTCGAACATGGTTCCGACATGCATTTATACTACAACATGGTGTCCTTTATCCTCAAAGGTCACTATCTGGAACCAATGTACGGTACTGCAAATTTTGTCCTTCTCCTGGGTCTTTTGTCAGCAGGATGTAGTGCCATGTACGTTTCCCTTGGATATGTCCTAACTCAAATCACGGGAGATTATTCGTACTATACTGCTTGTGCGATTGGATTTTCCGCCGTTTTATTTGCTCTGAAAGTAATAGTCGTTTGCGAGGAACACGACAGATTGCACCAGGTCGGCGGATTCAGAATTCCGAGTAAATTTGCCGTCTGGGCGGAATTAATTCTCATTCATTTGATGGTACCAAACGCTTCATTCATCGGACATCTTGGGGGAATCCTAGTTGGTTGTTTGTACTGTTACACTTTTGTTGGAGAGTTCATAGACGGAAAACTTTACTATTTAACTGGGAAGCCCATCATTCATGAAGAACAATTTTACAGGAGACGCAGCAATTTGTTCTCTTCGcgcttttga